One region of Microbacterium sufflavum genomic DNA includes:
- a CDS encoding ABC transporter substrate-binding protein, producing the protein MKLRTSLIAATAITALGVSALAGCSSGGSDDTAAGGAALTIAKPDGAITTESNNPFVGDSAASKYGYAKVVFETLALVNQTGDRGTTPWLAESLEWNDDYTQLTVVPREGVTWSDGEPFTADDIVFSFETASIPALDTAGLKYEGAEVDGDTVVLSFGDSKYVNQARVLHVPIVPKHIWEKFDDPATDPVKGDDLVGTGPYAMANWSTESVTLDARDDYWAGDLAVPELHYVSYGDNTALTTALANGDADWAQAFIPQIEEQFLSADPEHNQFLASPTTGSATLFMNLQQKPFDDPAFRQALAWVIDRDAYVDIAREGASEPVWSVTGLSSILEDEIQPEFQGVDYKVDADKARDLLETAGYTWKDDALIDPDGTPVSFTLSVPSGWSDWNTAQELIAEDVKDGIGAEVKIDMPDWGGWADPRDNGTFSAIIHWLEDSGTAYGLYTSTMDPRWISPEGKAGFNFGRFDDPAATTALNTYANASSDEERTAAIDTLQTIFSEQVPAIPLGAHPLLGEFNTRNYVGWPSETDTYASADPTQPNIVQILTKLKPAE; encoded by the coding sequence ATGAAGCTCAGAACGTCTCTGATCGCCGCCACCGCGATCACCGCACTCGGGGTCTCGGCCCTCGCCGGATGCTCGTCCGGAGGGTCGGACGACACCGCAGCCGGCGGCGCCGCCCTCACCATCGCCAAGCCGGACGGCGCCATCACCACCGAGTCGAACAACCCGTTCGTCGGCGACTCCGCCGCGTCGAAGTACGGCTACGCCAAGGTCGTGTTCGAGACCCTGGCCCTGGTGAACCAGACGGGAGACCGCGGTACCACGCCGTGGCTCGCCGAGAGCCTCGAGTGGAACGACGACTACACGCAGCTCACGGTCGTCCCCCGCGAGGGCGTCACCTGGAGCGACGGCGAGCCGTTCACCGCCGACGACATCGTCTTCTCCTTCGAGACCGCCTCGATCCCCGCGCTCGACACCGCCGGCCTCAAGTACGAGGGAGCCGAGGTCGACGGCGACACGGTCGTGCTGAGCTTCGGCGACTCCAAGTACGTCAACCAGGCGCGCGTGCTGCACGTGCCCATCGTCCCCAAGCACATCTGGGAGAAGTTCGACGACCCGGCCACCGACCCCGTCAAGGGCGACGACCTCGTCGGCACCGGCCCCTACGCGATGGCGAACTGGTCGACCGAGTCGGTCACGCTCGACGCCCGCGACGACTACTGGGCCGGCGACCTCGCCGTGCCCGAGCTGCACTACGTCTCCTACGGCGACAACACCGCCCTCACCACGGCTCTCGCCAATGGCGACGCCGACTGGGCCCAGGCGTTCATCCCGCAGATCGAGGAGCAGTTCCTCTCGGCCGACCCCGAGCACAACCAGTTCCTCGCCTCCCCGACCACCGGCTCCGCCACGCTGTTCATGAACCTGCAGCAGAAGCCGTTCGACGACCCGGCCTTCCGGCAGGCGCTCGCCTGGGTGATCGACCGCGACGCCTACGTCGACATCGCCCGCGAAGGCGCCAGTGAGCCCGTCTGGTCGGTCACCGGCCTGTCGTCGATCCTCGAGGACGAGATCCAGCCCGAGTTCCAGGGCGTGGACTACAAGGTCGACGCCGACAAGGCGCGCGACCTGCTCGAGACCGCCGGGTACACCTGGAAGGACGACGCCCTGATCGACCCGGACGGCACGCCCGTGTCGTTCACGCTCTCCGTCCCGTCCGGCTGGAGCGACTGGAACACCGCGCAGGAGCTCATCGCCGAAGACGTGAAGGACGGCATCGGCGCCGAGGTCAAGATCGACATGCCCGACTGGGGCGGCTGGGCCGACCCCCGCGACAACGGCACCTTCTCCGCGATCATCCACTGGCTGGAGGACAGCGGCACCGCCTACGGCCTGTACACCTCGACCATGGACCCGCGGTGGATCTCCCCCGAGGGCAAGGCCGGCTTCAACTTCGGCCGCTTCGACGACCCCGCCGCGACGACGGCGCTGAACACGTACGCGAACGCTTCGTCCGACGAGGAGCGCACCGCCGCGATCGACACGCTGCAGACGATCTTCTCGGAGCAGGTGCCGGCCATCCCGCTGGGCGCCCACCCGCTGCTGGGCGAGTTCAACACGCGCAACTACGTCGGCTGGCCGTCGGAGACCGACACGTACGCGTCGGCCGACCCCACGCAGCCGAACATCGTGCAGATCCTCACGAAGCTGAAGCCCGCCGAGTAG
- a CDS encoding ABC transporter ATP-binding protein — protein sequence MPDPLLTVRDFSVVYDVDPPVAAVKDVTLELQRGEILGLAGESGCGKTTLAYGVQRLLRAPAVITGGSVTFHDASGADIDINALDVDAMQRFRWDKVSMVFQGAMNALNPVATVGSQLEDVFEIHRPDMNRRQRRAEAEELLEIVKVGRQRHRSFPHELSGGMRQRVMIAMALALRPQLMVMDEPTTALDVLVQREILKQISQLRREFGFSVVFITHDLPLLLEISDRIAIMREGEIVELDTAERIWNAPQHEYTRRLLSSFPRLTGERGVLVR from the coding sequence ATGCCAGACCCCCTGCTCACCGTGCGCGACTTCTCGGTCGTGTACGACGTCGATCCGCCCGTCGCGGCGGTGAAGGACGTGACCCTCGAACTCCAGCGCGGCGAGATCCTCGGGCTCGCCGGGGAGAGCGGCTGCGGCAAGACCACGCTCGCCTACGGCGTGCAGCGGCTGCTGCGTGCTCCCGCCGTCATCACCGGGGGCAGTGTGACCTTCCACGATGCCTCCGGAGCGGACATCGACATCAACGCGCTCGACGTCGACGCGATGCAGCGATTCCGCTGGGACAAGGTGTCGATGGTGTTCCAGGGCGCGATGAACGCCCTCAACCCGGTTGCCACGGTCGGCTCGCAACTGGAAGACGTGTTCGAGATCCACCGGCCCGACATGAATCGGCGTCAGCGCAGGGCCGAGGCGGAGGAGCTGCTCGAGATCGTGAAGGTCGGCCGCCAGCGCCACCGGTCCTTCCCGCACGAGCTGTCGGGCGGCATGCGCCAGCGCGTGATGATCGCGATGGCGCTCGCCCTGCGTCCGCAGCTGATGGTGATGGACGAGCCCACCACGGCGCTCGACGTGCTGGTGCAGCGCGAGATCCTGAAGCAGATCTCGCAGCTGCGGCGCGAGTTCGGGTTCTCGGTCGTCTTCATCACCCACGACCTGCCGCTGCTGCTCGAGATCAGCGACCGCATCGCGATCATGCGCGAGGGCGAGATCGTCGAGCTCGACACGGCCGAGCGCATCTGGAACGCGCCGCAGCACGAGTACACGCGGCGGCTGCTGTCGTCGTTCCCCCGGCTGACCGGCGAGAGAGGGGTGCTGGTGCGATGA